Proteins encoded together in one Caldicellulosiruptor saccharolyticus DSM 8903 window:
- a CDS encoding aldo/keto reductase, producing the protein MEYVKLGNTSLIVSKLCFGTLTIGPLQKNLPIEEGAELLAYGYQRGINFVDTAELYDTYKYIKRSIEISGKRPAISTKSYAYDKKTAEASLKKALLELNVDYIDLFMLHEQEGEHTFKGHFEAIEYFLKAKEKGYVKHFGISTHYVKAVRDSLKYPEIEVIHPIFNFKGIGIVDGTIDQMIEAVKEAYQRGKGIFAMKIFGGGNLLSDFKKALEFVFDFPYLHSVAIGMQSKFEIDYNIKCFEEKKVYLDDRLFENIKTKRLHVESWCEGCGRCVNHCHQKALRVEDRKVVVDYTKCLCCGYCSRYCSVFAIKIV; encoded by the coding sequence ATGGAATACGTTAAGTTAGGCAATACATCCCTTATTGTGAGCAAGCTCTGTTTTGGGACACTTACAATTGGACCTCTTCAGAAAAATCTTCCAATTGAAGAGGGGGCAGAGCTTTTAGCATATGGCTATCAGAGAGGGATTAACTTTGTTGATACTGCGGAACTGTATGATACATATAAATACATAAAAAGGTCTATTGAGATAAGTGGAAAAAGGCCAGCGATATCAACAAAATCGTATGCTTATGATAAAAAAACTGCTGAAGCCTCTTTAAAAAAGGCCTTGTTAGAGCTAAATGTAGATTATATAGATTTGTTTATGCTACATGAGCAAGAAGGTGAGCACACATTCAAAGGACACTTTGAGGCTATAGAGTATTTTTTGAAAGCAAAGGAGAAAGGATATGTGAAGCATTTTGGAATATCAACCCACTATGTAAAAGCAGTGAGAGATTCTCTAAAGTATCCTGAAATTGAAGTAATACATCCCATATTCAATTTCAAAGGTATTGGAATTGTTGATGGTACAATTGACCAGATGATTGAGGCAGTAAAAGAAGCATACCAAAGGGGCAAAGGAATCTTTGCAATGAAGATATTTGGTGGAGGAAATCTTCTTTCAGATTTCAAAAAAGCTCTTGAGTTTGTATTTGACTTTCCATACCTTCATTCAGTTGCGATTGGAATGCAAAGTAAATTTGAAATTGATTACAATATAAAGTGTTTTGAAGAAAAAAAGGTATATTTAGATGATAGATTGTTCGAAAATATAAAAACAAAAAGACTTCACGTGGAAAGCTGGTGTGAAGGGTGTGGAAGGTGTGTAAATCATTGTCATCAAAAGGCGCTTAGGGTAGAAGATAGAAAGGTAGTTGTGGATTATACAAAGTGCTTGTGCTGTGGATACTGCAGTAGATACTGCAGTGTATTTGCGATCAAGATAGTTTAA
- the ruvX gene encoding Holliday junction resolvase RuvX codes for MRILCLDIGSRRIGVAISDPLKIAAQPFCVLDLQKEDLYSCLDKIFNEHQIEKIVIGYPVSKFHPDKATEKLQKIDEICSELERRYKVGIIKWDERFSTKAVERILREENVSWQKRKKVVDKLAAVYILQGYLDFINS; via the coding sequence TTGAGGATTTTATGCCTTGACATAGGAAGCAGGAGGATTGGGGTTGCAATCTCTGACCCACTTAAGATAGCTGCCCAGCCTTTTTGTGTGCTTGACCTTCAGAAAGAGGATTTATACTCTTGCCTTGACAAGATTTTTAATGAACATCAGATAGAAAAAATTGTAATTGGGTACCCTGTAAGCAAGTTTCATCCAGATAAGGCTACAGAGAAACTCCAAAAAATTGACGAGATTTGCAGTGAGCTTGAAAGAAGGTATAAAGTGGGAATTATCAAGTGGGATGAGAGGTTTTCTACAAAGGCTGTTGAAAGGATACTTAGGGAAGAAAATGTGTCGTGGCAGAAGAGGAAAAAGGTGGTCGACAAGCTTGCAGCTGTTTATATCCTTCAAGGCTATCTTGATTTTATAAATTCTTAA